A window from Mogibacterium neglectum encodes these proteins:
- the ybaK gene encoding Cys-tRNA(Pro) deacylase yields the protein MAKKEKIEKTNAMRQLDSAGIYHDISEYDYDESDLSGEHVAAALGISEEEIFKTLVTHSNTGEYFVFVIPVASELNLKKAASAAGVKKIEMIHVKELLPLTGYVRGGCSPIGMKKLFPTFIDETAILYDQIYISAGKRGAQIIINGEKLAKFINASFADITA from the coding sequence ATGGCTAAAAAAGAAAAGATTGAAAAAACTAATGCGATGAGGCAGCTAGATAGCGCTGGTATTTACCATGATATCAGTGAGTATGATTATGATGAATCTGATCTCTCTGGAGAACACGTTGCTGCAGCACTAGGAATATCTGAGGAAGAAATTTTCAAAACATTGGTAACCCATTCAAATACTGGAGAATATTTCGTATTTGTAATTCCGGTTGCATCTGAGTTAAATCTTAAAAAAGCAGCATCTGCAGCAGGTGTCAAGAAAATAGAGATGATTCATGTAAAAGAGCTACTTCCGCTAACAGGCTATGTTAGAGGTGGCTGCTCTCCAATAGGCATGAAAAAACTTTTCCCGACCTTCATTGATGAAACTGCAATACTGTATGATCAGATATATATATCGGCAGGAAAGAGGGGCGCACAGATAATAATTAATGGAGAAAAACTAGCTAAGTTTATCAATGCGTCTTTTGCAGATATAACAGCATAA
- the mutS gene encoding DNA mismatch repair protein MutS has product MKKGEIMGLSPMMKQYFDIKEQYKDCLLMYRLGDFYELFFDDALTTSRELELTLTGRNCGLEERAPMCGVPFHAANSYISKLVAKGYKVAICEQVEDPKEAKGIVKREVIRIITPGTIDIDESTNAKDNLYLASVYITKKTSGIAYTDITTGEFTALEVRENHENEQLISELSRIAPKEIIYFDETSSDFIDKYSKASPHTYINSIDESYFKYSSCEDMLMSQFEVTSLIPLDIQDKREVTIASGALLLYLMETEKHASPQINHLILKEPGLSMILDRATMRNLELLETQYNQSQKGSLLDVLDKTHTAMGGRLIRRFIKEPLKDSDSINKRLDAVEALVDLPLNRANIVSSLKHVYDFERLTARIASMRANGKDLIALKTTLRELPSIKEELLNINTSLLNEIYSSLDDFSELENLIESSIVEEPPFTITDGELIKPGYSEELDNLKLSIKDAKEWITGLETREKERTGIKNLKVGFNKVFGYYIDISKSNLPLVPDDYIRKQTLVNNERYITPELKEKESLVLSAEAKINNIEYEIFKEIRSSIEPYFARLQMASASVALLDVLTSLADVASRYGYVKPIVDNSNVIDIKEGRHPAVEQMIGEGLFVSNSTLLDTVSRSMLIITGPNMSGKSTYMRQTAIIVLMAQIGSFVPCEHAHIGAVDRVFTRIGASDNLSHGQSTFYIEMSELANILRNATERSLIILDEIGRGTSTFDGLSIAWATIEYLSKPGNCIRTMFATHYHELTVLESKYANVKNLSVSVSEQGSDIVFLHKITEQPASKSYGIHVAKIAGIPSEIRKKAASKLRELEAGSNTSPLSSDQISFFGQNVIAEEEKEYDEVIDEIKDINLDNITPMEAMLILKEIQEKLD; this is encoded by the coding sequence ATGAAAAAGGGGGAAATCATGGGTCTTTCACCGATGATGAAACAATATTTCGACATAAAAGAACAGTACAAAGACTGCCTACTAATGTATAGACTAGGAGACTTTTACGAGCTTTTCTTTGACGATGCTCTGACAACATCACGTGAATTGGAACTAACGTTAACTGGCAGGAATTGCGGTCTTGAAGAGAGGGCACCTATGTGTGGTGTCCCTTTCCATGCTGCAAATTCATATATCTCTAAACTCGTAGCGAAAGGATACAAAGTTGCAATTTGTGAACAGGTAGAAGACCCAAAAGAGGCAAAAGGCATTGTAAAGAGAGAAGTAATCAGAATAATTACCCCCGGAACAATTGATATAGATGAGTCTACAAATGCTAAGGACAACTTATACTTAGCCTCTGTATACATTACTAAAAAAACAAGTGGAATAGCATACACCGATATTACCACCGGAGAGTTTACAGCACTTGAAGTCCGCGAAAATCATGAAAACGAGCAGTTAATCTCAGAACTTTCAAGAATAGCCCCAAAGGAAATTATTTACTTTGATGAAACCTCTTCAGACTTTATCGATAAATATTCCAAGGCATCACCTCATACTTATATAAACTCTATAGATGAATCTTATTTCAAATATTCATCTTGTGAAGATATGCTGATGTCACAATTTGAAGTAACTTCACTCATACCTCTTGACATACAGGATAAAAGAGAGGTTACGATTGCTTCCGGAGCGCTTCTCCTGTATCTGATGGAAACTGAAAAGCATGCGTCTCCACAGATTAACCATTTAATTTTAAAGGAACCTGGTCTAAGCATGATTCTAGATAGAGCAACTATGCGAAATCTTGAGCTGCTAGAAACACAATATAATCAGAGCCAAAAGGGATCTTTACTTGACGTTTTAGATAAGACTCATACCGCGATGGGTGGGAGACTTATCAGAAGATTTATTAAAGAACCTCTCAAGGATAGCGATTCAATCAATAAAAGGTTAGATGCTGTTGAAGCACTAGTTGATTTGCCACTTAATAGGGCGAATATAGTATCATCACTCAAGCATGTATATGATTTTGAGCGTCTAACAGCTAGAATAGCTAGCATGAGAGCTAATGGCAAAGATCTAATAGCACTTAAGACTACTCTCAGAGAGCTCCCGTCAATAAAGGAAGAGCTCCTTAATATCAATACGTCTCTACTAAATGAGATCTATTCATCTCTTGATGATTTTTCCGAACTAGAGAATCTTATCGAGAGTTCTATCGTTGAAGAGCCACCATTTACGATCACGGATGGAGAACTAATTAAACCTGGTTACTCTGAAGAACTTGATAATCTAAAATTATCAATCAAAGATGCAAAGGAGTGGATTACAGGTCTTGAAACTAGAGAAAAAGAGCGTACAGGTATTAAGAACCTGAAAGTTGGATTCAATAAAGTATTTGGATACTATATTGATATTAGTAAATCTAATCTTCCGCTTGTTCCGGATGACTATATAAGAAAACAAACACTAGTTAATAACGAAAGATATATAACACCTGAGCTAAAGGAGAAGGAGAGTCTTGTCTTATCAGCGGAGGCTAAAATTAATAATATAGAATATGAGATTTTTAAAGAGATTAGATCTTCTATTGAGCCTTATTTTGCGAGACTTCAAATGGCATCTGCTTCCGTAGCACTTCTCGATGTGTTAACTTCTCTTGCCGATGTGGCCTCAAGATATGGTTACGTAAAGCCTATTGTCGATAATTCAAATGTCATAGATATTAAGGAAGGTCGTCACCCGGCAGTAGAACAGATGATAGGAGAAGGACTATTCGTATCAAATAGCACGCTACTTGATACGGTATCACGCAGCATGCTGATTATTACAGGTCCTAATATGTCTGGTAAATCTACTTATATGCGCCAAACTGCAATAATAGTGCTGATGGCACAAATCGGATCGTTTGTTCCTTGTGAACATGCACATATTGGTGCAGTAGATAGAGTGTTCACCCGAATAGGTGCATCCGATAATTTATCTCATGGGCAATCTACTTTCTACATAGAGATGAGCGAGCTTGCGAATATCCTTAGAAATGCAACAGAGCGTAGTCTTATCATACTCGATGAAATTGGCAGGGGTACGAGTACTTTCGATGGTCTTTCAATTGCATGGGCTACTATAGAATATTTGTCAAAACCAGGAAACTGTATTCGGACCATGTTCGCTACTCACTATCACGAGTTAACGGTGCTCGAAAGCAAGTACGCAAACGTAAAGAATCTCTCTGTCTCCGTAAGTGAGCAGGGCAGCGATATAGTATTTTTACATAAGATAACGGAGCAACCAGCTAGTAAGAGTTATGGTATTCATGTTGCAAAGATTGCCGGAATCCCATCTGAAATTCGCAAAAAAGCTGCTTCAAAGCTTAGGGAACTTGAGGCTGGATCTAATACATCGCCATTATCGAGTGATCAAATATCATTCTTCGGTCAGAACGTCATTGCAGAAGAAGAGAAAGAGTACGACGAAGTTATAGATGAAATCAAAGATATAAATCTTGATAACATCACACCGATGGAAGCTATGTTAATACTAAAAGAAATTCAGGAAAAATTAGATTAG
- the mutL gene encoding DNA mismatch repair endonuclease MutL, protein MIRILDEFIADKIAAGEVIERPLSIVKELIENSIDADSSQIVIEIKNGGKSYIRVTDNGSGIATDEVELAFERHATGKISKLSDLDHINTLGFRGEALASITAISRLTVYTKTADSELGTKLKMQGGTTVGLEKTGMNTGTTMVVEDVFYNTPARRKFMKSDAAEATVIIDMIQKLAIYYSNIAFRLINNKQTVIATPGTGDILTTIQSIYPSYRELIEINGDYVHGFISDPGSTKSNKRGQIFFVNGRYISSSTIEKGITKGYGDRVFSGYPICILFLEVNPETIDVNIHPNKKEIKFLQENDIVKDIENAIKRVINSENTIPSAMGLRSECSSDIFSSSAVNDKASSGTNTSGASDTHTSFTDKNEDTSAQLDIKTYLESKTRVSDNDESYDSNKHTSSGDNYDSKEIFLDDTQQKDSFDIVNQKLKINDIDKDNVIIKKQIQLKAPAAKAFDFESLVYKGYLFDTYIIMQSNDVAYLVDQHAAHERIMYERFINMYNDSEHVSQPMLMPFSLETSSDIYGAERFWMDDLIKLGFDIDDFGNNTFIVRGIPTYMDRGEAELFLHTYIEDPESRSDRGNTTVVDKLIMRSCKAAVKGNNKLSIMEIEELLEQLKNCVNPFSCPHGRPTFIRFTLSEISRAFKR, encoded by the coding sequence ATGATAAGAATCCTTGATGAGTTTATCGCTGATAAAATAGCTGCAGGTGAGGTTATTGAACGCCCGCTTTCAATTGTCAAAGAGCTAATCGAGAACTCTATTGACGCCGACTCCTCACAGATAGTAATCGAAATCAAGAATGGTGGTAAATCATACATCAGAGTAACCGATAATGGTTCAGGAATAGCTACCGATGAAGTTGAGCTAGCATTTGAAAGACACGCAACAGGTAAGATTTCAAAACTAAGTGATCTAGATCACATAAATACCCTTGGCTTCAGAGGTGAAGCATTAGCTAGCATTACTGCTATCTCAAGACTTACAGTTTATACAAAGACAGCAGATTCCGAACTTGGCACTAAGCTTAAAATGCAGGGTGGAACCACTGTAGGCTTAGAGAAAACAGGCATGAATACCGGAACCACCATGGTGGTTGAGGACGTATTTTACAATACTCCGGCTAGGCGAAAATTCATGAAGAGCGATGCTGCTGAAGCTACTGTAATCATTGATATGATTCAGAAGTTGGCCATCTATTATTCGAACATTGCTTTCAGACTTATCAACAACAAACAGACAGTTATTGCAACACCTGGTACTGGAGATATACTAACTACTATTCAGTCTATATATCCATCTTACCGCGAATTAATAGAAATTAATGGTGATTATGTTCATGGATTTATCTCAGATCCAGGAAGTACAAAGAGTAATAAAAGAGGACAGATTTTCTTCGTTAATGGCAGATATATCAGCAGCTCTACTATCGAAAAGGGTATTACAAAAGGATATGGAGATAGAGTATTCTCCGGTTATCCGATTTGCATCTTGTTTCTCGAAGTTAACCCAGAAACTATAGATGTTAATATACATCCCAACAAGAAAGAAATAAAATTCCTGCAGGAAAATGATATAGTCAAAGATATTGAAAATGCTATTAAACGTGTAATTAATTCAGAGAATACAATTCCTTCAGCAATGGGCCTTAGATCCGAATGTAGTTCTGATATATTTTCATCTTCGGCCGTGAATGACAAAGCCTCTTCAGGGACAAACACATCTGGAGCATCAGACACTCATACTTCTTTTACCGATAAGAATGAAGATACAAGCGCTCAGCTTGATATCAAGACTTATTTGGAATCGAAAACACGAGTATCAGATAATGATGAATCCTATGATTCTAATAAACATACTTCCTCTGGAGATAACTATGATTCTAAAGAGATTTTTTTAGATGATACACAGCAGAAAGATAGTTTTGATATTGTAAATCAAAAATTAAAAATCAATGATATTGACAAAGATAATGTTATAATAAAAAAGCAAATTCAACTTAAAGCGCCTGCCGCAAAAGCATTTGATTTTGAATCATTAGTATATAAGGGATACCTATTTGACACCTATATTATCATGCAGTCAAATGATGTGGCATATCTAGTTGATCAACATGCTGCACATGAGCGTATAATGTATGAGCGTTTTATCAATATGTACAATGACTCAGAACACGTATCGCAACCGATGCTTATGCCTTTTTCTCTTGAGACATCGAGTGATATATACGGTGCTGAAAGATTCTGGATGGATGATCTTATCAAGCTTGGTTTCGATATCGATGATTTTGGAAATAACACTTTTATCGTTAGAGGGATTCCAACCTACATGGACAGAGGTGAAGCAGAGCTTTTTCTTCACACATACATAGAAGATCCAGAATCAAGATCCGATAGAGGAAATACGACCGTTGTCGATAAACTTATCATGCGTTCGTGCAAAGCTGCTGTAAAGGGAAATAATAAGCTCAGCATTATGGAGATTGAGGAACTACTCGAGCAATTGAAGAACTGCGTCAATCCATTCAGCTGTCCTCATGGAAGACCTACATTCATCAGGTTTACTCTATCCGAAATTTCACGCGCATTTAAGCGCTAA
- the miaA gene encoding tRNA (adenosine(37)-N6)-dimethylallyltransferase MiaA, protein MTIGNKKVYIIGGPTAAGKSIVALYLAKRVKGEIVNCDSVQLYKYMDIGSAKPSQKDMKAIPHHLYGFVDPADDITVAQYQELAFEKIDEILVRGNTPIVVGGTGLYLNSLIYKMSFAAKPINLKRREELEHLAEIRGKEYLFELLSAVDPDAAARIHPNNIRKIIRAIEAYELGSKLESMDKLEPNNKYDFKINIVNMEREWLYTRINRRVDKLMEEGLLKEVKHLLSIGYNSETPAMKGIGYKELLSYLDGKATLEEAVNNIKTNTRHYAKRQLTWFKRYENAHWVEIQKGQMVGNVVDEILEASK, encoded by the coding sequence ATGACCATAGGTAATAAGAAAGTTTATATAATAGGCGGTCCGACTGCCGCTGGAAAGAGCATTGTTGCACTTTATCTCGCTAAGAGAGTTAAGGGGGAAATTGTAAACTGCGATTCTGTCCAGCTTTATAAGTACATGGATATAGGAAGTGCTAAGCCTTCTCAAAAAGATATGAAAGCTATTCCACATCATCTCTATGGTTTCGTTGATCCAGCCGACGATATAACAGTGGCGCAGTATCAGGAACTCGCATTTGAGAAGATAGATGAAATATTAGTACGCGGTAACACCCCAATAGTTGTCGGTGGAACGGGACTATATCTAAATTCGCTTATATACAAGATGTCATTTGCAGCTAAGCCTATTAACCTAAAGCGTCGAGAAGAGCTAGAGCACCTTGCAGAGATAAGAGGTAAGGAATATCTATTTGAACTTCTATCGGCAGTAGATCCTGATGCTGCTGCAAGAATCCACCCTAATAACATAAGAAAGATCATCAGGGCAATCGAAGCTTACGAGCTAGGCTCAAAATTGGAATCAATGGATAAGCTTGAACCTAACAATAAGTACGATTTCAAGATTAATATAGTTAATATGGAACGTGAATGGCTTTATACTCGTATAAATAGACGTGTAGATAAGCTGATGGAAGAGGGCTTACTCAAAGAGGTTAAACATCTTCTGTCTATAGGATATAATAGCGAAACACCTGCGATGAAAGGTATTGGATACAAAGAACTCCTATCATATCTTGACGGTAAAGCTACACTAGAAGAAGCTGTAAATAACATTAAAACGAATACTCGCCACTATGCAAAACGTCAGTTGACGTGGTTTAAGCGCTACGAAAACGCCCACTGGGTCGAGATTCAGAAGGGACAGATGGTTGGAAATGTAGTTGATGAAATTTTAGAGGCTAGTAAATAA
- a CDS encoding TVP38/TMEM64 family protein, whose translation MSTKHKEKTEYKIECTAKAAITDLKQEAHANTCNISISKRLIAFGKLFLLFAILIIVPLVLYLLYKDTLFNKAYLSNIQNKLDDFKGFAFIPLIFLQVIQIVICIIPGQPIQFASSYLYGILGGFLISLVGAFIGTVITYYLAKFLGRDALHIIFGEEKVKSYVRKLNSRRAYVIIFLLYLIPGVPKDFTSYIAGISNIKLRPFIFLSILGRSPGVLESLLFGTFLAHRNYLGIALLIIASIIILLVCYIKRDVLLKFIDSYEDSEDN comes from the coding sequence ATGTCAACAAAGCACAAGGAGAAAACAGAATATAAGATTGAATGTACAGCGAAAGCTGCAATAACTGATTTAAAACAAGAGGCACATGCTAATACATGTAATATCTCTATTTCTAAACGGTTAATCGCCTTTGGTAAGCTATTTTTGCTTTTTGCTATATTAATTATTGTTCCACTCGTGCTATATCTCTTATATAAAGATACGTTGTTTAATAAGGCTTATTTGTCAAATATACAAAATAAACTTGATGATTTTAAAGGGTTTGCATTTATACCTCTAATATTCCTGCAAGTTATCCAAATCGTCATCTGTATCATACCAGGTCAACCAATACAGTTCGCATCAAGTTACTTATACGGGATACTAGGTGGTTTCTTAATTTCACTAGTAGGAGCTTTCATTGGAACAGTTATCACTTACTACCTTGCAAAATTTCTTGGTAGAGACGCTCTTCATATTATATTTGGCGAAGAAAAAGTTAAATCATATGTGAGAAAACTAAATAGTAGACGTGCTTATGTGATAATATTTCTCCTGTATTTAATACCTGGTGTTCCAAAAGACTTCACCAGCTATATTGCTGGTATTTCAAATATTAAACTAAGACCATTTATATTTCTATCGATACTTGGAAGATCTCCGGGAGTTCTTGAAAGCTTGCTATTCGGAACATTTTTAGCACATAGAAATTATCTTGGTATTGCTTTGCTGATTATTGCTAGCATCATTATTTTGCTGGTATGCTATATAAAACGTGACGTATTACTTAAATTTATTGACTCATATGAAGATTCGGAAGATAATTAA
- a CDS encoding aminotransferase class I/II-fold pyridoxal phosphate-dependent enzyme, which yields MTSYNEHLIKNFGIKPAVLDLVNRAEEQLKKQFTELEDICAINQLKVLGAFQDNKISDSHFAWNTGYGYDDVGREAVEKVYASIFNTEAALVRPNIVNGTHALSTTLFGILKPGEELIYVTGRPYDTLQTVIGINDHDYMGTLTDYGIEYSEVELNDNLDVNLEAIKNSLHENTRVVAMQRSTGYDWRPAITLDSIRKVTDLIHKIRPDIIVMVDNCYGEFVSAEEPTDFGVDVIAGSLIKNPGGGLALSGGYICGRKDLIEIISYRLTCPGIGSECGLTFGQNRSVLQGIFLAPKIVNAALKGAMLCGTVYDMLGYEVCPPVSSERSDIVEAIKFRDPDLAIAFIQAIQSAAPIDAYVTPIPWDMPGYDDQVIMAAGAFVQGSSIELSADAPLREPYIAYYQGGLTYEHARFGIIKSLQELVNRGLIDVNKAQGENRI from the coding sequence ATGACTAGCTATAATGAGCATCTCATAAAGAATTTTGGTATAAAGCCCGCTGTTCTAGACTTAGTAAATAGGGCAGAGGAACAGCTGAAAAAACAATTTACTGAACTAGAGGATATATGTGCTATTAACCAGCTCAAAGTTCTAGGTGCATTTCAAGATAATAAAATCAGCGATTCACACTTTGCATGGAACACCGGATATGGATATGACGATGTAGGTCGTGAAGCCGTTGAAAAAGTGTATGCTAGCATCTTCAATACAGAGGCAGCTCTTGTAAGACCAAATATCGTCAACGGAACACATGCGCTCTCTACGACGCTTTTTGGCATACTAAAACCAGGTGAAGAACTAATTTACGTGACAGGTCGACCATATGATACCTTACAGACAGTCATCGGTATTAATGACCATGATTATATGGGAACTTTGACGGATTATGGCATAGAGTACAGCGAAGTTGAGTTAAATGATAACTTGGATGTTAATTTAGAAGCAATAAAAAATTCACTCCACGAGAATACACGTGTAGTTGCAATGCAGCGTTCAACAGGGTACGACTGGCGACCAGCGATAACCTTGGACAGTATCCGCAAAGTCACTGATCTTATACACAAAATTCGCCCAGATATCATAGTTATGGTAGATAATTGCTATGGTGAATTCGTAAGTGCAGAGGAGCCGACTGATTTTGGTGTGGATGTAATTGCAGGTTCTCTTATCAAGAATCCAGGTGGTGGGCTAGCGCTTTCTGGTGGATATATCTGCGGAAGAAAAGATCTAATAGAGATAATCTCATATCGCCTCACGTGTCCAGGCATTGGTTCAGAATGCGGATTAACCTTTGGACAAAATCGTTCTGTTCTTCAAGGAATTTTCCTTGCTCCTAAGATTGTAAATGCAGCGCTAAAAGGAGCTATGTTATGCGGTACTGTTTACGATATGCTGGGATATGAGGTTTGCCCGCCAGTTTCTTCAGAGAGAAGCGACATAGTCGAGGCAATTAAATTCAGGGATCCTGACTTAGCGATAGCCTTTATTCAGGCAATTCAGTCTGCTGCACCAATCGATGCATACGTTACCCCAATTCCATGGGATATGCCTGGTTATGATGACCAAGTGATTATGGCAGCTGGTGCCTTTGTACAAGGTTCTTCCATTGAATTAAGTGCTGATGCTCCACTCAGAGAGCCTTATATTGCTTACTATCAAGGCGGTCTTACTTATGAACATGCTAGATTCGGTATCATAAAAAGCTTGCAGGAGCTAGTGAACAGAGGCTTAATAGATGTCAACAAAGCACAAGGAGAAAACAGAATATAA
- a CDS encoding LysM peptidoglycan-binding domain-containing protein, which yields MKKKYKIVSPVRFFIFVLVTVLSMTMLVYSLLGFATTEAGTSDTYRQVEVQQNDTLWSIANKYSGKYVDPRTTVNKICELNGISASDVKPGDTILIPVES from the coding sequence ATGAAAAAGAAATACAAAATTGTTTCACCAGTTAGATTTTTTATATTTGTCCTAGTAACAGTATTAAGCATGACTATGCTCGTGTACAGTTTACTAGGTTTCGCTACAACTGAAGCTGGTACTTCAGATACATATAGACAAGTTGAAGTTCAACAGAACGATACACTTTGGTCTATTGCTAATAAGTATAGTGGTAAATATGTTGATCCTCGCACCACAGTTAATAAGATATGCGAACTTAACGGTATATCTGCTTCTGATGTAAAGCCAGGAGATACTATTTTAATTCCAGTAGAGTCATAA
- a CDS encoding tyrosine-type recombinase/integrase codes for MAIKRTIGAATSEAKRLKIHNKSDKPDNVIEKENEIYMQCEAIERELPSFLRSYFVYLKGNVLPMSRLAYLQDIRFFFDYLISNTSLTDAEVAKDIKLEEIREITSMDVNLFIDFCRKYTVDDGDKIIVYENNNKTLARKKSSLSVMFKHLYRDGFIENNITDGFDPIKVPKPGEREIKALQDDEVMIMLDAVSTGSNMTPHERKYWEKTKLRDKAILMLFLTYGLRLSELQQLNISSFNFSRGEFIIYRKRGKESSMPINQSVQMTVQGYINNERSSIAEETEADEDALFLSLQGRRMTSRSIRELVKKYTAIALNTTKHNGYSPHKLRATAATSLIGRGNSIYDVQALLDHEQVTTTQLYASHKMNVKRDLVKDMEWEIERKDND; via the coding sequence ATGGCTATCAAAAGAACGATTGGAGCCGCTACCAGCGAGGCAAAGCGGCTTAAAATCCACAATAAATCTGACAAACCAGATAATGTGATTGAAAAGGAAAACGAAATATATATGCAATGTGAGGCAATTGAACGCGAACTACCTAGTTTTTTGCGTTCATATTTTGTATATCTAAAAGGAAATGTTCTTCCTATGTCTAGGCTTGCATATCTGCAAGATATTCGATTTTTCTTCGATTATCTTATAAGCAATACTTCTCTCACAGATGCTGAAGTTGCCAAAGATATAAAGCTTGAAGAAATCCGCGAGATAACATCTATGGATGTAAATCTCTTTATCGATTTCTGCCGCAAGTACACTGTAGATGATGGTGATAAGATAATCGTTTATGAGAACAACAACAAGACGCTCGCACGTAAGAAATCATCTCTATCAGTCATGTTTAAACATCTTTATCGCGATGGATTCATTGAAAACAACATAACTGATGGATTTGATCCAATAAAAGTTCCGAAACCTGGTGAACGCGAGATAAAGGCACTTCAGGACGATGAGGTAATGATTATGCTTGACGCAGTAAGCACTGGTTCAAACATGACTCCACATGAGCGCAAGTACTGGGAGAAGACGAAGCTTCGTGACAAAGCGATTCTGATGCTTTTCTTAACGTATGGGCTTAGACTTTCAGAGCTTCAGCAGCTCAACATTTCTTCATTTAACTTCTCTCGTGGCGAATTTATCATTTATCGCAAAAGAGGTAAAGAATCAAGCATGCCGATTAATCAGTCAGTACAAATGACTGTTCAGGGTTATATCAACAACGAACGTTCATCGATTGCTGAAGAAACGGAAGCTGACGAGGATGCGTTATTTCTATCTTTGCAAGGAAGACGTATGACCTCAAGGTCGATAAGAGAGCTGGTAAAAAAATATACTGCAATCGCGCTAAACACGACAAAACACAACGGTTATAGCCCGCACAAGCTACGTGCAACAGCGGCAACTAGTCTCATAGGGCGCGGAAACTCCATCTATGATGTACAGGCTCTGCTTGATCACGAGCAAGTAACAACGACTCAGCTTTATGCTTCACATAAGATGAATGTAAAGCGAGATTTGGTGAAAGATATGGAGTGGGAGATAGAGAGAAAGGACAACGATTAA
- a CDS encoding TlyA family RNA methyltransferase, with protein MKERLDVILVNMGLASSRDNAKRTIMAGLVTVDGVVETKSGQKFDVNSEFNVKDKLLKYVSRGGLKLEKAIESFDINLEGFYTVDMGASTGGFTDCMLMNGALKVYALDVGYGQLDYKLRVNPRVINMEKTNIRYLDTSLIEEPIDFISIDVSFISLRHMFPVAAELLKDTGSIMCLIKPQFEAGRAQVGKKGIVRDKKVHVEVIDKVIGYAAVNGLYPHGLDYSPVKGTKGNIEYLLYLKKTEPSEKVLPQEIVNIAHRELDC; from the coding sequence TTGAAAGAAAGGCTTGATGTCATACTTGTAAATATGGGGCTTGCTTCATCACGTGATAATGCAAAACGTACAATCATGGCTGGACTTGTTACCGTTGATGGTGTTGTTGAGACTAAGTCTGGTCAGAAATTCGATGTAAATAGCGAATTTAACGTAAAGGATAAGCTCCTTAAATATGTTAGCCGTGGTGGTCTTAAACTAGAGAAGGCTATAGAATCGTTTGATATTAATCTCGAAGGATTTTACACTGTCGATATGGGGGCTTCAACAGGTGGATTTACAGACTGTATGCTCATGAACGGTGCATTGAAGGTCTATGCCCTAGATGTAGGTTATGGTCAGCTCGACTATAAGCTTCGTGTTAATCCACGAGTAATCAACATGGAGAAAACAAATATTCGTTATCTCGATACAAGTCTTATCGAAGAGCCAATAGATTTTATCTCCATCGATGTTTCATTTATTTCTTTGAGGCATATGTTTCCAGTAGCAGCTGAACTTCTCAAAGATACTGGATCAATTATGTGTCTCATTAAGCCTCAGTTTGAAGCAGGTAGGGCACAGGTAGGAAAGAAAGGTATCGTGCGTGATAAGAAAGTTCACGTCGAGGTTATAGATAAGGTCATCGGATATGCTGCAGTCAATGGTCTATATCCACATGGATTAGATTATTCTCCTGTCAAGGGGACTAAAGGTAATATTGAATATCTACTATATCTTAAGAAGACTGAACCGTCCGAGAAAGTCTTACCTCAGGAGATTGTAAATATAGCTCACAGGGAGCTCGATTGTTAA